In Erigeron canadensis isolate Cc75 chromosome 6, C_canadensis_v1, whole genome shotgun sequence, the following are encoded in one genomic region:
- the LOC122604753 gene encoding uncharacterized protein LOC122604753 → MVLVDEQGTRIQATVKRNLIGQFDALLQEGGVRVLSKFGVAENSGRLLLTRHPCKLNFYRHTTVRMSNDWTGPAQSFQLRSFNDILARDSEAAYSFACLPYVGLTHSLFPTRGTKLMGALWDEHANKLDAFLADPHRSDTRVIMLLQFAKLGEWANEPQISNSMFGSKILINEDLPTFAEFKDRLMNVHVDPTAERLLSSATVFSNPVEYWSRFEHKDIDELMDITENPERKRLVLLLAPNALKRLSVFTNWWMRILMMRVLRALNVV, encoded by the exons ATGGTCTTAGTTGACGAGCAG GGAACCAGAATACAAGCTACTGTCAAACGGAACCTGATTGGTCAGTTTGATGCCTTACTACAGGAAGGTGGAGTCCGTGTTCTGTCAAAGTTTGGCGTGGCGGAGAACAGTGGTAGGTTACTCTTGACAAGGCACCCTTGTAAGCTGAACTTTTACCGTCACACAACTGTGAGGATGTCCAATGACTGGACTGGTCCAGCTCAATCATTTCAACTTCGTTCGTTCAATGACATCTTGGCAAGGGATTCTGAGGCAGCGTATTCCTTTG CATGTTTACCTTATGTTGGTCTAACACATTCCCTTTTTCCTACAAGGGGAACCAAGCTGATGGGTGCTCTTTGGGATGAGCACGCCAACAAACTGGATGCATTCCTGGCAGATCCCCATAGGAGTGACACCCGTGTCATTATGCTGCTGCAGTTTGCAAAACTGGGCGAATGGGCAA ATGAGCCACAAATCTCCAACTCAATGTTCGGATCGAAAATCCTGATTAATGAAGATTTACCAACATTTGCTGAGTTCAAAGACAG GTTGATGAATGTCCATGTTGACCCAACGGCTGAGAGGCTTTTGTCATCAGCCACCGTCTTTTCTAACCCCGTTGAATATTGGTCAAGATTTGAACACAAGGACATTGATGAGCTAATGGACATCACCGAG AATCCAGAACGAAAACGGTTGGTTCTATTGCTTGCACCAAATGCTCTAAAAAGGTTGAGCGTCTTTACCAACTGGTGGATGAGAATACTGATGATGAGGGTGTTGCGTGCTTTGAATGTGGTGTGA